The region TTTGACCACTGACCTGTTGAACCTGACGAGATAGTTCCTGGACTTGCGCGCGCTCTTGCTCGTTGGCGGGTGTGACATGCACGGCCAATAAATGCCCAAGCGTATCGACGGCCATATGGACCTTGCTGCCCCGTTTGCGTTTGTACCCGTCGTAGCCAGCACGCGGACCGCTCTCACAGGTCGATTGCAAGGTCCGGCCATCGAGAACGACGGCGCTGGGTTGGCCCTGACGGCCCTGTGCGACGCGTAATACCGAGCGTAGATCATTGACCATCGCCTCAAAGCAGCCTGCGCGCAACCAGCGCTGCGTCTGCTGATATACCGCTTCCCAAGGAGGAAAGTTCGTCGGCAACATGCGCCACGAAGCACCTGCACGCGCCATCCAGCGCAGCGCGTTGAATAGCTCCCGTGACTCGTATTTACGTTGCGGGGCGTGCTCATCCATCAGCGCGAGGTACGGTGCCACGAAGGCCCATTCCTCATCGCTCACGTCGCTCGGGTAGGGTTTGCGTTGGCTCATCCCGCTACGATACTGAACTCCTGAAAAAGTTCATAACACGCTCCAGGGAAATTAGGGGCGAGGTCGTTTGTGCTCATTGCGAAATTCGCAAATTGGCTTTGCCCCTAAATTGGCTTTGTTGCACAAATAAGCTGAGCCCGTAATACCCCAAACCCCAGCCGGATTTATGGCATGGCCACCGTCGTAGGCGTGCCCAGACGGGTA is a window of Robbsia betulipollinis DNA encoding:
- a CDS encoding IS5 family transposase: MSQRKPYPSDVSDEEWAFVAPYLALMDEHAPQRKYESRELFNALRWMARAGASWRMLPTNFPPWEAVYQQTQRWLRAGCFEAMVNDLRSVLRVAQGRQGQPSAVVLDGRTLQSTCESGPRAGYDGYKRKRGSKVHMAVDTLGHLLAVHVTPANEQERAQVQELSRQVQQVSGQTVRLAYADRGYTGAEPAQAASDEGIDLQIIKLPEARKGFVLLPRRWVVERSFGWANRFRRLARDYERLPETLAGLHFVVFAILMLSHAVPIMQSA